A window of the Bradyrhizobium diazoefficiens genome harbors these coding sequences:
- a CDS encoding acyl-CoA dehydrogenase family protein, with translation MDFTVSAKQKEWLERVQSFMTKHVRPAVPIYNEQDKSGDRWKVIPVLEDLKKKAKAEGLWNMFMPPNEHEDDEFRGAGLTNLEYALLSEEMGHISWASEVFNCSAPDTGNMEVFMRYGSKEQKRKWLRPLMDGEIRSAFLMTEPAVASSDATNIETRIEKDGDHYVINGRKWWSSGVGDPRCKIAILMGKTDFSAAKHQQQSQILVPLDTPGIKVEKMLPVFGFDDAPHGHAQVLLENVRVPKENILLGEGRGFEIAQGRLGPGRIHHCMRTIGKAEEALEKMVKRLMSRTAFGKKIVEHSVWEQRIGEARTNIEMTRLLCLKAADMMDKVGNKTAQAEIAMIKVAAPNMALKIIDEAIQAFGGAGVSDEAGLARDYASARTMRFADGPDEVHYRAIARFELRKYANGSVK, from the coding sequence ATGGATTTCACGGTATCGGCGAAACAGAAGGAATGGCTCGAGCGCGTGCAGTCCTTCATGACCAAGCACGTGCGTCCAGCAGTGCCAATCTATAACGAGCAGGACAAGAGCGGCGACCGCTGGAAGGTCATTCCGGTCCTCGAAGACCTCAAGAAGAAGGCGAAGGCCGAGGGCCTATGGAACATGTTCATGCCGCCGAACGAGCATGAAGATGATGAATTCCGCGGCGCGGGATTGACCAACCTCGAATACGCGCTGCTGTCGGAGGAGATGGGCCACATCTCCTGGGCCTCGGAAGTGTTCAACTGCTCCGCGCCCGACACCGGCAACATGGAGGTGTTCATGCGCTACGGCTCCAAGGAGCAGAAGCGCAAATGGCTGCGTCCGCTGATGGACGGCGAGATCCGCTCTGCCTTCCTGATGACGGAGCCGGCTGTCGCGTCGTCCGACGCGACCAATATCGAGACCCGCATCGAGAAGGATGGCGATCACTACGTCATCAACGGCCGCAAATGGTGGTCGTCCGGCGTCGGCGATCCCCGCTGCAAGATCGCGATCCTGATGGGCAAGACCGATTTCAGCGCCGCAAAACATCAGCAGCAGTCGCAGATCCTGGTTCCGCTCGACACCCCCGGCATAAAGGTCGAGAAGATGCTGCCGGTGTTCGGCTTCGACGACGCGCCGCATGGCCATGCCCAGGTGCTGCTCGAGAACGTACGCGTGCCGAAGGAGAACATCCTGCTCGGCGAGGGTCGCGGCTTCGAGATCGCGCAGGGCCGCCTCGGACCGGGTCGTATCCACCACTGCATGCGCACCATCGGCAAGGCCGAGGAAGCGCTGGAGAAGATGGTGAAGCGTCTGATGTCGCGCACCGCCTTCGGCAAGAAGATCGTCGAGCATTCGGTGTGGGAGCAGCGCATCGGCGAGGCCCGCACCAACATCGAGATGACGCGTCTGCTCTGCCTCAAAGCCGCCGACATGATGGACAAGGTCGGCAACAAGACCGCGCAGGCCGAAATCGCCATGATCAAGGTCGCAGCTCCCAACATGGCGCTGAAGATCATCGACGAGGCGATCCAGGCGTTCGGTGGCGCCGGCGTTTCCGACGAAGCAGGGCTCGCGCGCGACTACGCGTCGGCGCGCACCATGCGTTTTGCAGATGGTCCCGATGAAGTGCATTACCGCGCTATAGCCAGATTTGAACTTCGCAAGTATGCCAACGGGTCGGTGAAATAG
- a CDS encoding MaoC family dehydratase, producing MPINYKQLMAMKRLDQRYSYGDREAMLYAYAIGMGADPLDEKELAFVNEARATARPLMVVPTFASVAAWGARPGEMNLTRMTVVDGERDITFHRPLAIAADITADSSVLAVFDKGKDKGAVIRHQTVLKSAGGELLATVVASVFARGDGGFGGPSEGQPEPHQVPTRAPDITFDIPTRPDQALIYRLCGDRNPLHSDPEFAKRAGFPRPILHGMCTYGITCRGVLQSYADYDPAAFKRHAARFSSPVFPGETVTLELWRDRDVISFEAKVKARGVTVVKNGMTLLG from the coding sequence ATGCCGATCAACTACAAACAGCTCATGGCCATGAAGAGGCTCGATCAGAGATACAGTTATGGGGACCGCGAGGCGATGCTCTACGCTTATGCTATCGGCATGGGGGCCGATCCGCTAGATGAGAAGGAGCTTGCTTTTGTGAACGAGGCGAGAGCAACAGCGCGACCGCTGATGGTGGTGCCGACCTTCGCCTCGGTAGCTGCTTGGGGCGCGCGGCCCGGCGAAATGAATCTCACCCGCATGACGGTGGTCGATGGCGAGCGCGACATCACCTTTCACAGACCGCTTGCAATCGCGGCGGACATCACCGCGGATTCCTCGGTGCTTGCGGTGTTCGACAAGGGCAAAGACAAGGGCGCCGTGATCCGGCACCAGACCGTGCTGAAGAGCGCCGGCGGCGAATTGCTAGCGACGGTTGTCGCCTCAGTCTTCGCACGAGGCGATGGAGGATTCGGTGGGCCGTCGGAAGGCCAGCCCGAGCCGCATCAGGTTCCAACGCGCGCGCCTGACATAACATTTGATATTCCGACCCGACCCGATCAGGCACTCATCTACCGCTTGTGCGGCGACCGCAACCCGCTGCACTCGGATCCGGAGTTCGCCAAACGCGCCGGCTTTCCCAGACCGATTCTGCACGGCATGTGCACCTATGGGATTACCTGCCGCGGCGTTTTGCAAAGTTACGCCGATTACGACCCTGCTGCGTTCAAACGCCACGCGGCGCGGTTTTCCTCGCCGGTGTTTCCCGGCGAGACTGTGACACTGGAGTTGTGGAGGGATCGTGACGTGATCTCGTTCGAGGCCAAGGTGAAAGCGCGCGGCGTCACGGTAGTCAAGAACGGCATGACGTTGCTCGGCTAG
- a CDS encoding M24 family metallopeptidase: MTTFSANTLTIVPFPPSEYERRHQKVLEAVDRAKLDALLVTAHGHLRYLTGYHGFGGYFAPFPLILAPGRPPTYVVREYDVEAVRAEGCVGEIVPYTHENEFAKVCSDVLRRYGLQVQRVGLELGCWNLAPADVSALRVQLPDLKIADASRLVASVAAVKSELELKVMREAMTMTDLAVRTFQNSLHEGVTETEIYTTIVGEVSKVGGELWRSSTLVFGERTKVPHGSPMRHPIRSNEPAMVEIGGLKHGYAAGLVRGAVLGRHLETESLHALSEEALEAAIAAIKPGVAAGAVDAAARQVIERAGRSRSFRHRAGYQTGIHWTERGNLSLEPGAEDILEAGMTFHMPFILFGESGYLNGCSEHVVVTERGAEILSNTPHTLYRA, encoded by the coding sequence ATGACAACATTCTCCGCGAATACCTTGACCATTGTCCCATTCCCGCCCTCGGAGTACGAGCGCCGGCATCAGAAAGTGCTCGAGGCGGTGGATCGCGCTAAACTCGACGCTCTCTTGGTCACCGCGCACGGTCACCTCAGATACCTCACCGGATATCACGGATTTGGAGGGTACTTCGCGCCGTTCCCGTTGATCCTCGCGCCGGGGCGGCCGCCGACATACGTTGTCCGAGAATACGACGTGGAGGCGGTTCGCGCGGAGGGGTGCGTCGGCGAGATCGTCCCGTACACCCACGAGAACGAGTTTGCGAAGGTCTGTAGTGATGTCCTTCGGCGGTATGGACTGCAGGTCCAGAGGGTAGGCCTCGAGCTCGGCTGCTGGAATCTCGCGCCGGCCGATGTGAGTGCACTTCGTGTGCAACTTCCCGACTTGAAGATCGCTGATGCGAGTCGTCTGGTAGCGTCGGTAGCAGCCGTAAAAAGCGAGCTGGAGCTCAAGGTGATGCGCGAAGCGATGACCATGACCGATCTAGCCGTGCGCACGTTTCAGAACTCACTGCACGAGGGCGTCACCGAGACAGAAATCTACACGACCATTGTGGGAGAAGTGAGCAAGGTTGGCGGTGAACTTTGGCGGTCTTCTACCTTGGTATTCGGCGAGCGGACGAAGGTGCCGCACGGCAGTCCGATGCGCCATCCGATCCGAAGCAATGAGCCTGCGATGGTGGAAATCGGCGGCCTGAAGCACGGGTACGCCGCAGGGCTGGTCCGAGGCGCGGTGCTTGGTCGGCATCTTGAGACCGAATCTCTGCACGCCCTATCAGAGGAAGCCCTGGAAGCGGCAATTGCCGCGATCAAACCGGGCGTAGCCGCCGGTGCGGTGGACGCCGCCGCGCGTCAGGTGATCGAACGGGCTGGCCGCTCGCGGAGCTTTCGCCACCGCGCCGGATACCAAACTGGCATCCATTGGACGGAACGCGGTAACCTGAGCCTGGAGCCAGGAGCGGAAGACATTCTCGAGGCCGGTATGACCTTCCACATGCCATTCATTCTGTTCGGGGAAAGCGGCTACTTAAATGGGTGCAGCGAACACGTCGTGGTGACGGAGCGCGGCGCAGAAATACTCAGCAATACACCACATACCCTCTATCGCGCTTGA
- a CDS encoding M20 aminoacylase family protein — protein MHSVEAFRHLQLEAVEWRRYLHENPELDYRLYNTASFVAAKLSSFGISYIETGIGITGIVALIQGKGGEGRTIGLRADMDALPIIEASNRPWSSKIPGKMHACGHDGHTAMLLGAAKYLANTRNFKGAVALIFQPAEEDGLGGQRMVQEGIMDRFGISQVFGMHNAPGMEVGKFGICDGPILAALDEFDLVVKGRGGHAAKPQETVDPVVIAAQIILGLQILVSRNTSPIEALVISITKLNAAQAYNIIPDHVEMAGCVRTLVPELRDFAETQILASAQGIARGFGADVEFKYCRSGPVTFNHTEETNMAINAARKIVGPAGVDDKIKPRMGSEDFAYMLEARPGAFIFIGNGSAAGLHHPAYDFNDEALPYGIGYWVNLVETALAA, from the coding sequence TTGCACAGCGTTGAAGCTTTTCGGCATTTGCAGCTCGAGGCAGTCGAGTGGCGCCGCTACCTGCACGAAAATCCCGAGCTCGACTATCGGCTATACAACACCGCGAGCTTTGTGGCAGCCAAGTTATCTTCGTTTGGTATTAGCTATATCGAAACGGGAATAGGGATAACCGGTATCGTCGCACTAATTCAAGGCAAAGGCGGAGAAGGACGCACGATTGGGTTGAGGGCCGACATGGATGCCTTACCAATCATTGAAGCGTCAAATAGACCGTGGTCATCAAAAATTCCTGGCAAAATGCACGCATGCGGCCATGACGGTCACACGGCCATGCTGCTGGGCGCAGCAAAATACCTAGCGAACACCCGCAACTTCAAAGGCGCCGTTGCCTTGATCTTTCAGCCCGCGGAAGAAGATGGACTGGGCGGCCAAAGGATGGTCCAGGAAGGGATCATGGACCGTTTCGGTATCTCGCAGGTTTTTGGCATGCACAACGCGCCGGGCATGGAGGTAGGCAAGTTCGGTATTTGCGATGGGCCAATTCTGGCGGCGCTTGATGAGTTCGACCTAGTCGTGAAGGGCAGGGGTGGACATGCCGCGAAGCCGCAGGAGACGGTCGATCCGGTAGTGATTGCAGCACAAATCATTCTCGGCCTACAAATCTTGGTCTCGCGCAACACGAGCCCGATTGAGGCGCTCGTGATCTCTATCACCAAGTTAAACGCGGCTCAGGCCTACAACATCATTCCCGATCACGTGGAAATGGCCGGCTGCGTTAGGACCCTCGTACCCGAACTGCGGGACTTCGCCGAAACACAGATTTTGGCATCCGCTCAAGGTATTGCGCGCGGATTTGGCGCGGATGTCGAGTTCAAGTACTGTCGATCCGGACCGGTCACCTTCAATCACACGGAAGAGACCAATATGGCGATCAACGCGGCACGTAAGATCGTGGGGCCTGCCGGCGTGGACGACAAGATCAAACCGCGAATGGGCTCGGAGGATTTCGCCTATATGCTTGAGGCACGGCCGGGCGCCTTTATTTTTATTGGTAATGGATCGGCCGCCGGCTTGCATCACCCGGCATATGATTTCAACGACGAAGCCCTGCCTTATGGAATTGGTTATTGGGTGAACCTGGTCGAGACGGCACTCGCCGCATGA
- the tesB gene encoding acyl-CoA thioesterase II, producing MPKAIIDLLSILDLEPVEVNLFRGTNPNTSSQRVFGGQVIGQAIAATCRTVEGRLPHSLHCYFIQPGDPQVPIIYQVERLRDGKSYSTRRATAMQHGRAIFSIMVSFHADEEGAFNHQDKMPEVEPPEKFSAEELSRQRVFSEMPEIIRRYYEPDRPVELRPVEIGRYFGESIHDGRIHIWMKTAAKLPDDPALHICALAYASDLSLLDAVMARYGRTLFDGRILSGSLDHAMWFHRTFRADEWLLYAKESPSAQGGRGLTRGLIFKPDGTLVASVAQEGSVRERR from the coding sequence ATGCCAAAAGCCATCATCGACCTACTCTCCATTCTCGACCTTGAACCGGTCGAAGTGAACCTCTTTCGCGGTACCAATCCGAACACCAGCTCGCAAAGGGTGTTCGGTGGCCAAGTGATCGGACAGGCCATAGCCGCGACATGCCGCACGGTGGAAGGGAGGCTGCCGCATTCGCTGCACTGCTATTTCATCCAACCCGGTGATCCACAGGTGCCCATCATCTACCAAGTCGAACGCCTGCGCGACGGCAAGAGCTATTCGACCCGGCGCGCTACTGCGATGCAGCATGGGAGAGCGATCTTCTCGATCATGGTCTCATTCCACGCCGACGAGGAGGGCGCCTTCAATCACCAGGACAAGATGCCGGAAGTCGAGCCGCCTGAAAAATTCTCGGCAGAGGAACTCTCCAGACAGCGAGTATTTTCCGAGATGCCGGAAATCATTCGCCGCTATTATGAACCTGACCGTCCAGTCGAATTGCGCCCGGTGGAGATTGGCCGCTATTTCGGTGAGAGTATCCACGACGGCCGCATTCACATCTGGATGAAGACCGCAGCGAAGCTGCCGGACGATCCGGCGTTGCACATATGCGCGTTGGCTTATGCCTCGGACTTATCACTGCTCGATGCGGTGATGGCGCGCTATGGCCGCACGCTGTTCGACGGGCGTATACTGTCGGGAAGCCTTGACCACGCCATGTGGTTTCATCGGACATTCCGCGCCGACGAGTGGCTGCTCTACGCGAAGGAGTCGCCAAGCGCTCAGGGCGGACGCGGCCTCACGCGTGGCCTGATCTTCAAACCCGACGGCACACTGGTCGCTTCCGTCGCCCAGGAAGGCTCGGTACGCGAGCGACGTTAA
- the pimC gene encoding pimeloyl-CoA dehydrogenase large subunit, with the protein MDLAFTRQEQAFREEVRQFLRDNVSPEMRRKMVEGRHVSKEEMVAWWRILNKKGWGVSHWPKEYGGTDWSSVQNYIFKEELQMYPAPVPLAFGVSMVGPVIYTFGNKEQKEKYLPRIANVEDWWCQGFSEPGAGSDLASLKTKAERKGDRWIINGQKTWTTLAQHADMMFSLCRTDPSAKKQMGISFIVFSMKSKGVTVRPIQTIDGGHEVNEVFLDNVEVPVENLIGEENKGWDYAKFLLGNERTGIARVGVSKERLHRIKELASKVESAGRPIIQDAAFREKLAACEIELKALELTQLRVIAQEGKHGIGKPNPASSVLKIKGSEIQQTTTELLMEVIGPFAAPYDIHSDDGTNETMDWTAQIAPSYFNNRKVSIYGGSNEIQRNIIAKAVLGL; encoded by the coding sequence GTGGATCTTGCGTTCACAAGGCAGGAGCAGGCGTTTCGTGAAGAAGTGCGGCAATTCCTGCGCGACAACGTGTCGCCGGAGATGCGGCGCAAGATGGTCGAGGGCCGCCATGTCTCGAAAGAGGAGATGGTCGCCTGGTGGCGCATTCTCAATAAGAAGGGCTGGGGTGTCAGTCACTGGCCGAAGGAGTATGGCGGCACGGACTGGAGCTCGGTGCAGAACTACATCTTCAAGGAAGAACTGCAGATGTATCCAGCGCCAGTGCCGCTCGCCTTCGGCGTCAGCATGGTCGGCCCGGTCATCTACACCTTCGGTAACAAGGAGCAGAAGGAGAAGTACCTACCCCGCATCGCCAATGTCGAGGACTGGTGGTGCCAGGGGTTCTCGGAGCCCGGCGCCGGCTCGGACCTCGCTTCGCTGAAGACCAAGGCGGAGCGCAAGGGCGACAGGTGGATCATCAACGGCCAGAAGACCTGGACGACGCTCGCCCAGCACGCCGACATGATGTTCTCCCTCTGCCGCACCGATCCGTCGGCGAAGAAGCAGATGGGCATCTCCTTCATCGTCTTCAGCATGAAGTCGAAGGGCGTCACCGTACGTCCGATTCAGACCATCGACGGCGGCCACGAGGTCAACGAAGTCTTCTTGGACAACGTCGAGGTGCCCGTCGAGAACCTGATCGGCGAGGAGAACAAGGGCTGGGACTACGCAAAGTTCCTGCTCGGCAATGAGCGTACCGGGATTGCGCGGGTCGGCGTCTCCAAGGAGCGGCTGCACCGCATCAAGGAGCTGGCCTCGAAGGTCGAGTCCGCTGGCCGCCCGATCATCCAGGACGCCGCCTTTCGCGAGAAGCTGGCGGCCTGCGAGATTGAGCTCAAGGCGTTGGAATTGACCCAGCTCCGCGTCATCGCGCAGGAAGGCAAGCACGGAATCGGCAAGCCCAATCCGGCGTCCTCGGTCCTCAAGATCAAGGGCTCGGAGATCCAGCAGACCACGACCGAGCTTCTCATGGAAGTGATCGGCCCGTTTGCCGCGCCTTACGACATCCATAGCGACGACGGTACGAACGAGACCATGGACTGGACCGCCCAGATCGCGCCGAGCTATTTCAACAACCGCAAGGTCTCGATCTACGGCGGCTCCAACGAGATCCAGCGCAACATCATCGCCAAGGCGGTGCTGGGGTTGTGA
- the pimD gene encoding pimeloyl-CoA dehydrogenase small subunit: MDFDLNEEQRLLKDSIDGLLTDCYDFESRKKYMAEKGGWSKAVWGKLAEQGLLGLPFAEADGGFGGGGVEIMIVMEALGKALVLEPYLATVVIGGGFLRHAGSDAQKSAHLPGIIDGSKTLAFAQLEKNSRYDLFDVTTTAKKKGDGWVIDGEKFVVLNGENADTLIVTARTKGDHRDRNGIGVFLVPANAEGLKKKSYPTQDGLRAADISYSGVEVGGESAIDDPQDSLALIERVVDGARVALCAEAVGAMDESLKTTVEYIKMRNQFGVAIGSFQSVQHRASDMFVALEQARSMSILATMAADFDDPTERSKAVAAAKVQISKSGKFIGQQSIQLHGGIGVTMEAKIGHYFKRLAMIENTFGDASYHLRHVGASGTLV; the protein is encoded by the coding sequence ATGGATTTTGATTTGAACGAGGAGCAGAGGCTCCTGAAGGACAGCATCGACGGCCTGCTGACCGATTGCTACGATTTCGAGAGCCGCAAGAAGTACATGGCGGAGAAGGGCGGCTGGAGCAAGGCCGTCTGGGGCAAGCTCGCGGAGCAAGGCCTGCTCGGCCTGCCCTTCGCGGAGGCCGACGGCGGCTTCGGCGGCGGCGGCGTTGAGATCATGATCGTGATGGAAGCGCTTGGCAAGGCGCTGGTGCTCGAGCCGTATCTCGCAACTGTCGTAATCGGCGGCGGCTTCCTGCGGCATGCCGGCTCGGATGCGCAGAAATCGGCACATCTGCCGGGCATCATCGACGGCAGCAAGACGCTCGCATTTGCCCAGCTCGAGAAGAACTCGCGCTATGATCTCTTCGACGTCACCACGACCGCGAAGAAGAAGGGCGATGGCTGGGTCATCGACGGCGAAAAGTTCGTCGTGCTCAACGGCGAGAACGCCGACACGTTGATCGTCACCGCGCGCACCAAGGGCGACCATCGCGATCGTAATGGCATCGGTGTGTTCCTGGTCCCCGCCAACGCCGAGGGCCTGAAGAAAAAGTCATATCCGACCCAGGATGGCCTGCGCGCCGCCGACATCTCCTATTCGGGCGTCGAGGTCGGCGGGGAGTCGGCAATCGATGACCCCCAGGATTCGCTCGCGCTGATCGAGCGCGTGGTGGATGGCGCCCGTGTCGCGCTGTGCGCGGAGGCGGTCGGGGCGATGGACGAGTCGCTCAAAACGACCGTCGAATACATCAAGATGCGCAACCAGTTCGGGGTGGCGATTGGCTCCTTCCAGAGCGTGCAGCACCGCGCCTCCGACATGTTCGTGGCACTGGAGCAGGCGCGCTCGATGTCGATACTTGCGACGATGGCCGCCGATTTCGACGATCCCACCGAACGCTCGAAGGCGGTCGCCGCGGCCAAGGTGCAGATCAGCAAGTCGGGTAAATTCATCGGGCAGCAGTCGATACAGCTCCATGGCGGCATTGGCGTGACCATGGAGGCCAAGATAGGCCACTATTTCAAGCGGCTCGCGATGATTGAAAATACCTTTGGTGATGCCAGTTATCATCTCCGTCACGTTGGTGCGAGCGGCACTCTGGTCTGA